The DNA region TGGCTGTTTCTTTTTGCCATTCTCTTCGCACTCGTCACAGGGGTTGTTGCAGGACTTTGGCCCGCACTTAAAGCTGCGCATTTAAAACCTGTTGATGCTCTTCGCTACGAATAAGTTTATATAAAAGAGAATCCTCTTTTCAGGGTATGAAGAAAAAGATACCTATCCTCCTGGGACTTCTCCTTATCATCCTTGTGGCGGGAAGCATTGTTCTTTACAAAACGGGCTCTGAAGATGTAGCAAAGCTGTACATCACTCAAGGAACAGTCGAAGTGAATCTTGGGGAGGGTTTTGTTCCTGCTGTTGATGAGATGCAACTCTTGCAAGGAGCAATTGTTCGCACAGGACCAGATGGTCGTGCAGATATTGTTCTCCTTGAGCAAGATATTGTAAGTCTTAATCCTGGAACAGAGGTGAAACTCTCAGACATCACACCTTCGAGAACGATTCTTGAACAAAGAGAAGGAAGCACTTGGAACCGTGTAGAAAAAATCACTGGGCGCGAGTATGTCCTGGAAACCCCTTCTTCTGTTGCAACTGTGCGAGGAACAGGTTTTCTTATAAGTTCAGACACACTTCTTGTTGATGACGGTCAAGTTGATCTCAAACACAAAGAAAGTGGAGAGGAAATCGCAGTAACCGCGGGAGAACTCATACGACAAATTCATGCAGGGGAGCTCAAGAAAGAGGACTTGAGCGTTGAAGATCTCAAGATTATTCGAGAAAAAGTGCTTCATGACATTGAGGTCCTTAAAAGGGAAAGAAGAGCTGCCTTTGCAAAACATAAAATCATTTATCAGCAAATGAAGAAAAAATATGGGCTAAGTGATGAAGATGTCTACCAATTCTTAGAAGACCTTGATTCTGGAAAACGAGATTTCTCAAGTATTGAAGATAAACTTCCTTTCAAACCAAAAGTGCTTGAAAAAATGAAACGGCACACTCAACGCATTCAAACACTACAAAAAAGACTTGAACGCATTGATGCTCGCATTGCCGAACTCTCATGAAGAACGCCAGACGAGCATATACCATAAGCTTTCTCGTAGTTCTTTTTTTAGGATTGCTCTTCTTCTTAGGTTTTTTTCAAACGTGGCAGAATGCTGCTTCTGATAACTTATTTACAGAAAAAGAACCTCTCGAAGATATTATTATCATAGCAATTGACGATCACAGTCTTCAAGAAATTGGAAGATGGCCGTGGGATAGGAACACCTATGTGCATATCTTCGAGCATTTAAGAGATGCGCGTGTAATCGGACTTGATGTTGCGTTTTTTGAACCCGCTCCAGGAGATCAGGAACTTGGAGCACTTATGAGATCTCTGGGAACGGTAGTTATCCCTATCGAATTTGATTTTTCAAAGAATGTTACACTCACACCAGCTCCAGGATATGAAAATGTCACTACTGGTTTTGTTAACATCTTCACCGATGATGATGGGATTACTAGAACATTACCGCTCGAGTATCAAGGGAAGAAGAGTTTTTCTCTTGCACTCTACGAAAAGTGGAGAGGAAAAGAGGTTAAAGCACCGCAAAACCCTCTTCGCATCAACTATGTTGGTCCTCCCTTCACGTTTAAAACCATAAGCTTTGCTGATGCTCTTAAAACTAACTTTACTGGGAAAATCGTTCTTATTGGCGCTACAGCGCCAGATCTTCATGACGACGCTCTCGTTCCAACATCTCATGGACGGGCCATGCCCGGAGTTGAAATTCATGCAAACGCATTACAAACTCTCATCATGGGGCAGTATCTTACACAAACCCCTGCTTTTGTAACTCTCCTACTTATGTTGCTCATAGCAGCACTTATCACCACCGCCCTTCTTCGACTTCCTCTTATCCCTGCAAGTATAATAACACTTGCAATACTCATTGCATATATCTTTCTTT from Candidatus Woesearchaeota archaeon includes:
- a CDS encoding adenylate/guanylate cyclase domain-containing protein, giving the protein MKNARRAYTISFLVVLFLGLLFFLGFFQTWQNAASDNLFTEKEPLEDIIIIAIDDHSLQEIGRWPWDRNTYVHIFEHLRDARVIGLDVAFFEPAPGDQELGALMRSLGTVVIPIEFDFSKNVTLTPAPGYENVTTGFVNIFTDDDGITRTLPLEYQGKKSFSLALYEKWRGKEVKAPQNPLRINYVGPPFTFKTISFADALKTNFTGKIVLIGATAPDLHDDALVPTSHGRAMPGVEIHANALQTLIMGQYLTQTPAFVTLLLMLLIAALITTALLRLPLIPASIITLAILIAYIFLSILFFDRGIILNIIYPTLTGVLVYVVLVAYFYVQEFIERQRVKNIFGKYVSPHLAEHILATTDKEDITLEGEERNIAVLFADIRGFTSMSEKMKPREVVSMLNTYLGAMTKSVFDNNGTLDKYMGDCIMALFGAPLPA